A part of Desulfomicrobium macestii genomic DNA contains:
- a CDS encoding acetate--CoA ligase family protein: MSIKVATHIDFTAMTQIFAQAGRKGRDLLYEHEVYSLLRNLGSETPPRSLLLLAGTRPSDEELLALPGDRVVLKIVSPYIVHKSDVGGVRIIPKHPDKIRSTWRRMMYEVAENYADRIERRPAHAPAHYQGLTGDALVSAISQDIQGVLLVQFIPPDATSFGNELIVGLRATREFGMVLTAGVGGTDTELLADNFRKNRSIVSASTELNDGESFFELFRRTVAYKVLAGKTRGQKRVVADEQLIECFSAFIQVGNFFSPTAVDAPFVIEELEINPFAFSDFMMVPLDGMCRFSLPQKTLAAPRPVEKIHTLLHPVRIGLIGVSTSRRNFGRVILQNVLAHGFPADRITVVHPAATEIDGVACVRELSALDEPVDLFVVAVAAENLPELIEEIMYCKKAASVLLIPGGLGETQDSKAMAERIMAWIDDGHRQGDGPVFLGGNSMGVISHPGNYDTWFIPENKLPKGRGQHHRNSAFISQSGAFMATRMSRAPELDPAYLISIGNQNDLTLGDFMAYFRSHPDTDVIGVYCEGFNDLDGVHFTRAVREAVLAGKEIIFYKAGRTPEGKTATSSHTASLAGDYTVCESCLTQAGAMVARSFNQFTELYMLAKGLHGKTIAGNRMAAVSTAGYEAVGMADNITADDFELRMAAFRPATRQRISKALAACGLDRLVEVKNPLDMNPAATDELFTEVVEALAADPGVDLAVVGMIPLTPSLSSLDMDASQNIAERISAIARHSPKPIVAVVDGGEMYNPFAAMLRERGMPVFRDADRAVRALGLYVQARLGAENLRCRRGGNVEEKKASPLRSGADS, translated from the coding sequence ATGAGCATCAAAGTCGCCACGCATATCGATTTCACGGCCATGACCCAGATTTTTGCGCAGGCCGGGCGCAAGGGACGAGACCTCCTCTACGAGCACGAGGTTTACAGCCTGCTGCGCAACCTCGGCTCCGAGACGCCGCCGCGCAGCCTCCTGCTCCTGGCCGGAACGCGGCCATCGGACGAGGAACTGCTGGCCCTGCCCGGAGACAGGGTCGTGCTCAAGATCGTCTCGCCCTACATCGTGCACAAGAGCGACGTCGGAGGCGTGCGCATCATCCCCAAGCATCCGGACAAGATCCGTTCGACCTGGCGGCGCATGATGTATGAAGTCGCCGAAAATTATGCCGATCGCATCGAGCGCCGCCCCGCCCATGCTCCGGCGCACTACCAGGGACTGACCGGCGATGCGCTGGTCTCGGCCATCTCCCAGGACATTCAGGGCGTGCTCCTGGTGCAGTTCATTCCTCCGGACGCCACCTCTTTCGGCAACGAACTCATTGTCGGCCTGCGCGCCACGCGCGAATTCGGCATGGTCCTCACCGCCGGAGTCGGCGGCACGGACACGGAGCTTCTGGCCGACAATTTCCGCAAGAACCGCAGCATCGTCTCGGCCTCCACGGAACTCAACGACGGCGAGTCCTTTTTTGAACTCTTCAGGCGCACCGTGGCCTACAAGGTCCTGGCCGGAAAGACGCGCGGCCAGAAGCGCGTGGTCGCCGACGAACAGCTCATCGAATGCTTTTCGGCGTTCATCCAGGTCGGTAACTTCTTTTCGCCCACGGCCGTGGACGCCCCCTTCGTCATCGAGGAACTGGAGATCAACCCCTTCGCCTTTTCGGACTTCATGATGGTGCCGCTCGATGGAATGTGCCGGTTCTCGCTGCCGCAAAAGACGCTGGCCGCCCCCAGGCCCGTGGAAAAGATCCACACCCTGCTGCATCCGGTCCGCATCGGCCTGATCGGGGTGTCCACTTCCCGGCGGAACTTTGGCCGCGTCATCCTGCAGAACGTCCTGGCGCACGGATTCCCGGCGGACAGGATAACGGTCGTCCATCCGGCCGCGACGGAAATCGACGGCGTCGCCTGCGTCCGGGAACTGTCCGCCCTTGACGAGCCGGTGGATCTCTTCGTGGTGGCCGTGGCGGCCGAAAACCTGCCCGAACTGATCGAGGAGATCATGTACTGCAAAAAGGCCGCATCCGTGTTGCTCATCCCGGGCGGCCTGGGCGAAACGCAAGACAGCAAGGCCATGGCTGAAAGGATCATGGCCTGGATCGACGACGGTCACAGGCAGGGCGACGGGCCCGTCTTCCTGGGCGGCAATTCCATGGGCGTCATTTCCCATCCGGGAAACTACGACACCTGGTTCATTCCCGAGAACAAGCTGCCCAAGGGTCGGGGACAGCACCATCGCAACTCCGCCTTCATCAGCCAGTCCGGGGCGTTCATGGCCACACGCATGAGCCGGGCCCCGGAACTTGACCCGGCCTATCTGATCTCCATCGGCAACCAGAACGACCTGACCCTGGGCGACTTCATGGCCTACTTCAGGAGCCATCCGGACACGGACGTGATCGGCGTCTACTGCGAAGGATTCAATGACCTGGACGGCGTGCACTTCACCCGCGCCGTGCGGGAGGCGGTCCTGGCCGGCAAGGAGATCATCTTCTACAAGGCCGGGCGCACGCCCGAGGGCAAGACCGCGACGTCCAGCCACACGGCCTCCCTGGCGGGAGACTACACGGTCTGCGAATCCTGCCTGACCCAGGCCGGAGCCATGGTGGCCAGATCCTTCAACCAGTTCACGGAACTCTACATGCTGGCCAAGGGCCTGCATGGCAAGACCATTGCCGGAAACCGCATGGCCGCCGTCTCAACGGCCGGATACGAGGCGGTGGGCATGGCCGACAACATCACGGCCGATGACTTCGAGCTGCGCATGGCCGCATTCCGTCCCGCCACAAGACAGCGCATCTCCAAGGCCCTGGCTGCCTGCGGACTCGACAGGCTGGTCGAGGTCAAGAATCCGCTGGACATGAACCCCGCGGCCACCGACGAACTTTTCACGGAGGTCGTGGAAGCGCTGGCGGCGGACCCGGGTGTGGACCTGGCCGTCGTCGGCATGATCCCGCTCACTCCGTCCCTGTCCTCCCTGGACATGGACGCAAGCCAGAACATTGCCGAGCGCATCAGCGCCATAGCGCGGCACAGTCCCAAGCCCATCGTGGCAGTGGTCGACGGCGGCGAGATGTACAACCCCTTCGCGGCCATGCTGCGCGAACGGGGCATGCCCGTGTTCAGGGATGCGGACCGGGCCGTGAGGGCCCTCGGGCTGTATGTTCAGGCCCGGCTTGGAGCGGAAAACCTGCGCTGCAGGAGAGGGGGAAACGTGGAAGAAAAAAAGGCTAGTCCTCTGCGTTCCGGCGCAGATTCTTGA
- a CDS encoding 4Fe-4S dicluster domain-containing protein: MSNYRMKLDKKRCIHCKACEVHCKVKNNNPVGIKYAVHTSGKPELKDGKIVMKASFRSCYHCDDPACVAACPTEAMVRRESDGLVYVVKDLCIGCEACIAACPWNIPVLHEEDNIVGKCDYCMDRLDAGLEPACVTACTTHALCLERKK; the protein is encoded by the coding sequence ATGAGCAATTACAGAATGAAATTGGACAAGAAGCGTTGCATTCACTGCAAGGCCTGTGAAGTGCACTGCAAGGTCAAGAATAATAATCCCGTCGGGATCAAATACGCCGTACACACCTCCGGCAAGCCAGAACTCAAAGACGGCAAGATCGTGATGAAGGCCTCTTTTCGAAGCTGCTATCATTGTGACGACCCCGCCTGCGTTGCGGCCTGTCCCACGGAAGCCATGGTGCGCCGGGAGTCCGATGGTCTTGTGTACGTGGTTAAGGACTTGTGCATCGGATGCGAGGCGTGCATCGCGGCGTGCCCCTGGAACATTCCTGTCCTGCACGAGGAGGACAATATCGTCGGGAAATGCGATTATTGCATGGACCGCCTTGATGCCGGTCTGGAACCGGCCTGCGTGACTGCGTGCACCACGCATGCGCTGTGTCTGGAACGCAAGAAGTAA
- a CDS encoding SH3 domain-containing protein has protein sequence MKKILRGLILGVWTAVFISLLSACAGKPRPEILPDSGPALVETDETPQGPALLSEIVLAVPQRASLAVQVSDQPLMAPAEQVAMHNQALERFFAPWKQVRASLSAKDISWGVRGLGSKQGYAENLQPYPQDRWVHVVALQDLPTYPSLSAPAITVRNTSMRVLPSNRPFFLDPKRPGEGFPFDYFQNTAVWMGTPVFITHVSLDRAWYYVETAFANGWVRSEDVALTDENFCAQYESRAMVALRKDETSLIGQDMFLGQTHIGAIFPLHSRGGQGFMVKVPVRDATGRAKVALAELGYLQASRMPLPLTSRSVADLADAMSGQLYGWGGMFENRDCSSTMRDLFLPFGIWLPRNSSQQAKHGGESLSLEGLDAVAKLHAIRTQGVPFASLIWLPGHIGLYLGTSDRNEPLMLHNLWGVRTALPEGGEGRAVVGRLVISTLRPGEERDDVRRDDFLDKVRGLTLIGAKSSVIGK, from the coding sequence ATGAAGAAAATTTTGCGCGGTTTGATTCTCGGGGTTTGGACGGCGGTTTTCATCTCGCTCCTGAGCGCCTGCGCGGGCAAGCCCCGCCCCGAGATCCTGCCCGATTCCGGCCCTGCGCTGGTGGAGACGGACGAGACGCCGCAAGGTCCGGCACTGCTTTCGGAAATCGTCCTTGCCGTGCCGCAGCGGGCAAGCCTTGCAGTGCAGGTGTCGGATCAGCCGCTCATGGCCCCGGCGGAGCAGGTCGCCATGCACAACCAGGCCCTGGAGCGTTTTTTTGCGCCGTGGAAGCAGGTGCGTGCGTCATTGTCCGCGAAAGACATTTCCTGGGGCGTGCGCGGCCTCGGATCCAAACAGGGCTACGCCGAAAATCTGCAGCCGTATCCGCAGGACAGGTGGGTGCATGTCGTGGCCTTGCAGGATCTGCCCACATATCCCTCCTTGAGCGCTCCGGCCATCACCGTACGCAACACCTCCATGCGCGTGCTGCCCTCGAACCGGCCGTTTTTTCTGGACCCGAAACGGCCCGGCGAAGGCTTCCCCTTCGACTATTTTCAGAACACCGCCGTGTGGATGGGCACGCCTGTCTTCATCACCCATGTCTCTTTGGATCGGGCCTGGTATTACGTCGAGACGGCCTTTGCCAACGGATGGGTGCGTAGCGAGGACGTGGCCCTGACGGACGAGAATTTTTGCGCGCAATACGAATCAAGGGCCATGGTGGCCCTGCGCAAGGACGAGACTTCGCTGATCGGGCAGGACATGTTTCTGGGACAGACCCATATCGGGGCCATTTTTCCCCTGCATTCCCGGGGTGGGCAGGGTTTCATGGTCAAGGTCCCTGTCCGGGACGCCACGGGCCGGGCAAAGGTGGCCCTGGCCGAGCTTGGCTATCTGCAGGCGTCGCGCATGCCGCTGCCGCTGACTTCGCGCTCCGTGGCGGATCTGGCCGACGCCATGTCCGGGCAGCTCTACGGCTGGGGAGGCATGTTCGAGAATCGCGACTGCTCATCCACCATGCGCGACCTGTTCCTGCCCTTTGGCATCTGGCTGCCGCGCAATTCCTCGCAGCAGGCGAAACACGGAGGCGAATCCCTTTCCCTGGAGGGACTGGACGCTGTCGCCAAGCTGCACGCCATCCGCACCCAGGGAGTGCCGTTTGCTTCCCTGATCTGGCTGCCGGGCCATATCGGGCTCTACCTCGGCACAAGCGACCGGAACGAACCGCTCATGCTGCACAATCTTTGGGGCGTGCGCACCGCTTTGCCGGAAGGGGGCGAAGGGCGTGCCGTGGTCGGTCGTCTCGTCATTTCGACCCTGCGCCCCGGCGAGGAGCGGGACGATGTGCGTCGGGACGACTTCCTGGACAAGGTGCGTGGATTGACGCTGATCGGCGCGAAGTCTTCCGTGATCGGGAAATAG
- a CDS encoding molybdopterin-dependent oxidoreductase, giving the protein MTATKSVFSVCGMCTVRCPIQVDVQDGKAVRVQGNEFSPLKKGLCARGAAGIALEQDPEKPQTPLIRVGERGEGKWRAVSWDEALDYVADKLKGIMAEHGPRSVLWSDRGGPFPDLHQAFMRGIGSPNYCNHDASCARNVQHGAQSVIGVGRKMVAYDLRNAKHIILQTRNIMEAINVAEVNAALDGIAGGAKLTVIDIRGNVSASKADNFFLIRPGTDYGFNLGVIHALIYEGLYNKEYVEQFVDGFEQLKEFVKPYTPEWAAAETGASAEAIVDLARQLSAAAPSVVWHPGWMVARYNDSFQVCRTAYIINALLGSIGAKGGLPFVNAAKEVGRKGLKKLADLFPKPEEKRADGVGWKYPQFDGGPGLVNLAYDAIVTGEPYPVKAYLCFRHDPLMAMPDPEALKKKWAGLDLLVSITFSWSDTAWNSDVVLPLSTYLARESIIAGKSGLKPQFFVRHRAQEPTFDSKADWEIICGLAKRLGLDPLAFETIEDLWNYQLQETGVSIEDFKAKGFVELADKPLYRPMSEIKLPTPSGKIEMLSGKWAKAGHDTLPPYVSPARPPQGMFRIAFGRVGVHTQGHTVNNPLLAEQMPENVAWIHTSRAAEMGIADGDLVEVFSVRGESGRIRAFVTDCVHPEALFMVHGFGHKLPVESRAIGKGAADHELMPGGLESWDKGGGCLSMQEHFVGVRKI; this is encoded by the coding sequence ATGACGGCAACAAAATCAGTGTTCAGTGTCTGCGGCATGTGCACCGTGCGCTGCCCAATCCAGGTGGATGTGCAGGACGGCAAGGCCGTTCGCGTCCAGGGTAACGAATTTTCTCCGCTCAAGAAGGGGCTTTGCGCCCGCGGGGCGGCAGGTATCGCCCTGGAGCAGGATCCGGAAAAGCCCCAGACTCCGCTCATTCGCGTGGGCGAGCGCGGCGAAGGCAAATGGCGGGCAGTGTCCTGGGACGAAGCCCTGGATTACGTGGCCGACAAACTCAAGGGGATCATGGCCGAGCACGGCCCCCGTTCGGTGCTGTGGAGCGACCGCGGAGGTCCCTTCCCGGATCTGCATCAGGCCTTCATGCGCGGCATCGGCTCGCCCAACTACTGCAACCATGACGCCTCCTGCGCCCGCAACGTGCAGCACGGCGCGCAGTCCGTCATCGGCGTGGGCCGCAAGATGGTGGCCTATGACCTGCGCAACGCCAAGCACATCATCCTCCAGACCCGCAATATCATGGAGGCCATCAACGTGGCCGAGGTCAACGCCGCCCTGGACGGCATCGCCGGGGGCGCAAAGCTGACCGTCATCGACATCCGCGGCAACGTCAGCGCGAGCAAGGCCGACAATTTCTTCCTCATCCGTCCCGGAACGGACTACGGCTTCAACCTCGGCGTCATCCACGCGCTCATTTACGAGGGGCTCTACAACAAGGAATACGTCGAGCAGTTCGTGGACGGCTTCGAGCAGCTCAAGGAATTCGTGAAGCCCTACACGCCCGAGTGGGCCGCCGCCGAGACCGGCGCTTCGGCCGAGGCCATCGTCGATCTGGCCCGCCAGCTCTCCGCCGCCGCCCCGAGCGTGGTCTGGCATCCCGGCTGGATGGTCGCCCGCTACAACGACTCCTTTCAGGTCTGCCGCACAGCCTACATCATCAACGCCCTGCTCGGTTCCATCGGCGCCAAGGGCGGACTGCCCTTCGTCAATGCGGCCAAGGAAGTGGGCCGCAAGGGCCTGAAGAAGCTGGCCGATCTCTTCCCCAAGCCGGAAGAGAAGCGGGCCGACGGCGTGGGCTGGAAATACCCGCAGTTCGACGGCGGCCCGGGCCTTGTGAACCTTGCCTATGACGCCATCGTCACGGGCGAACCCTACCCCGTCAAGGCCTACCTCTGTTTTCGCCACGATCCGCTCATGGCCATGCCCGATCCCGAGGCGTTGAAGAAAAAATGGGCCGGGCTCGACCTTCTGGTCAGCATCACCTTCTCCTGGTCCGACACGGCCTGGAATTCGGATGTGGTTCTGCCCCTGTCCACCTACCTGGCGCGTGAGAGCATCATCGCCGGCAAGTCGGGCCTCAAACCCCAGTTCTTTGTCAGGCACCGGGCTCAGGAGCCGACCTTTGACTCCAAGGCCGACTGGGAAATCATCTGCGGTCTGGCCAAGCGCCTGGGTCTTGATCCCCTGGCCTTCGAGACCATCGAGGACCTCTGGAACTACCAGTTGCAGGAGACCGGCGTGAGCATCGAGGACTTCAAGGCCAAGGGTTTTGTGGAATTGGCCGACAAGCCTCTGTACCGCCCCATGTCCGAAATCAAGCTGCCCACGCCATCGGGGAAGATCGAGATGTTGAGCGGCAAGTGGGCCAAGGCCGGACATGACACTCTGCCTCCGTACGTTTCTCCGGCACGTCCGCCGCAGGGGATGTTCCGCATCGCCTTTGGCCGGGTCGGCGTGCACACCCAGGGGCACACGGTCAATAATCCTCTCCTGGCCGAGCAGATGCCCGAGAACGTGGCCTGGATTCACACCAGCCGCGCCGCCGAGATGGGTATCGCCGACGGCGACCTGGTCGAGGTCTTCTCGGTCAGGGGTGAAAGCGGAAGAATTCGGGCGTTTGTGACGGATTGCGTGCATCCGGAAGCCCTGTTCATGGTTCACGGATTCGGGCACAAGCTGCCGGTGGAATCGCGGGCCATAGGCAAGGGCGCGGCCGACCATGAGCTCATGCCCGGCGGTCTGGAAAGCTGGGACAAGGGCGGGGGATGTCTCTCCATGCAGGAACATTTTGTCGGCGTGCGCAAAATCTAG
- a CDS encoding YitT family protein, translating to MNSKLRLYAYSIPWNIFLLTVGSFLIAMSIKSVAVPHGFVTGGVSGIALLIYYFTETLTPGLWLFVLNIPIAVIGWVMISRRFVLYTAYGMCAITAWMEIISFTLPVHDHLLAAIAGGAMLGAGSGISMRSLGSSGGLDILGILLHQRFGFRIGQVSFIFNAALFTVSFSLLETDMVLYSLIMVFVTSQIMDYVLSMFNQRKLVFIISDHAQVISDAIIKSANRGVTLLEGRGGYTGQPKQVVMTVVNNVQQKKLEELIFTLDPDAFVIFENTFNVIGKGFSRRKVY from the coding sequence ATGAACTCCAAACTTCGGCTCTACGCCTATTCCATCCCGTGGAACATATTTCTCCTGACCGTGGGCAGCTTTCTTATCGCCATGTCCATCAAGTCGGTGGCCGTGCCGCACGGATTCGTGACCGGCGGCGTGTCGGGCATCGCCCTTTTGATCTACTACTTCACGGAAACGCTGACTCCGGGACTGTGGCTCTTCGTCCTGAACATTCCCATCGCAGTGATCGGCTGGGTCATGATCAGCCGCAGATTCGTGCTGTACACGGCCTACGGCATGTGCGCCATCACGGCCTGGATGGAGATCATCAGCTTCACCCTTCCCGTGCACGACCATCTGCTCGCGGCCATTGCCGGTGGGGCCATGCTCGGCGCGGGATCGGGAATAAGCATGCGTTCCCTCGGATCGTCCGGCGGGCTCGATATTCTCGGCATCCTTTTGCACCAGCGTTTCGGATTCCGCATCGGCCAGGTCAGCTTCATATTCAACGCGGCCCTGTTCACCGTCAGCTTCTCGCTGCTGGAGACGGACATGGTGCTCTATTCCCTGATCATGGTTTTCGTGACCAGCCAGATCATGGATTATGTCCTGAGCATGTTCAATCAGCGCAAGCTTGTGTTCATCATCTCCGATCATGCGCAGGTCATTTCGGACGCCATCATCAAGAGCGCCAACCGGGGCGTGACCCTGCTCGAAGGGCGTGGCGGGTACACCGGGCAACCCAAGCAGGTGGTCATGACCGTGGTCAACAACGTGCAGCAAAAAAAACTTGAGGAATTGATATTCACTCTCGATCCCGACGCATTCGTCATTTTCGAGAACACGTTCAACGTCATCGGCAAGGGGTTTTCCCGGCGCAAGGTGTATTGA
- a CDS encoding methyl-accepting chemotaxis protein yields the protein MKLRFKFVLPLFISVVVLGLAGGLLIRSQLTDFQGQLLRSIAEEKSREVDTAIATLATQGLEKAALFSRRTDVVQAFELAHMGNIENEADPLMQQARDELRRLLEDDLAGFKSISGKSMQLHFHLPKARSLVRLWREKQTKRSGEWVDISDDLTSFRETVVQVNTNGKPIKGIEVGSGGFAIRGIAPVVDADGKQLGSVETLESFESVIAGAASGEGQSMVVYMNAANLSVATALQNPEKNPLVGDKFVLVTPTEDGRVEGLVTLDFLLKGQQGTVYERYGNAALAAFPVRDYAGGQVGVLVYAFDASSWTTAIRDVGFYILALMAVVLMAAGLISSFVLMRLIIRPLSLMKTRIVDITEDRADLTDSLAVTSSDEIGELCSWFNKLMEKIRNMLASVAQSSNQVASASQGLLQLAGSLNGYADTMTQTSKAAASSTDDMSSNMNTVAAAMEEFTVNIGTVATNSDEMSATISEIAVSTGKAKEMTVRAVSAASKATAQVSELGAATRDIGKVTESITAISSQTNLLALNATIEAARAGDAGRGFAVVANEIKELAQQTAKETEEIRNRIQGIQQATGQTISEIAEITEVIGDVDVIVGSIAAAVEEQSVTTRDIAENVGQASVGVQQVNESVAHVDSVVRDIARDVGQVRSVAEEVTSTAKSVHENAQNLSGLAEGLDTMVSKFKI from the coding sequence ATGAAACTCAGATTCAAATTTGTCCTCCCGCTTTTTATTTCGGTGGTCGTCCTTGGCCTTGCGGGCGGGTTGCTCATCCGCTCGCAGTTGACTGATTTTCAGGGGCAACTGCTGCGCTCCATTGCCGAGGAGAAATCGCGCGAGGTGGACACCGCCATTGCCACGCTGGCGACTCAGGGACTTGAAAAGGCCGCGCTTTTTTCCCGGCGCACGGATGTGGTGCAGGCCTTTGAGCTGGCTCATATGGGCAATATCGAAAATGAAGCGGACCCGCTCATGCAGCAGGCCCGGGACGAGCTCAGGAGGTTGCTTGAAGACGATCTGGCCGGGTTCAAGAGCATCTCGGGCAAGTCCATGCAGCTGCATTTTCATCTGCCCAAGGCGCGCAGCCTGGTGCGCCTGTGGCGGGAGAAGCAGACCAAGCGCAGCGGGGAGTGGGTCGACATCTCCGACGACCTGACCTCTTTCAGGGAAACGGTCGTGCAGGTAAATACCAACGGCAAGCCCATCAAGGGTATCGAGGTCGGCAGCGGCGGCTTCGCCATCCGAGGCATAGCTCCGGTAGTTGATGCCGACGGCAAGCAGTTGGGGTCGGTCGAAACCCTTGAATCCTTCGAGTCCGTCATCGCGGGAGCCGCCTCCGGTGAGGGGCAGAGCATGGTCGTGTACATGAACGCCGCGAATCTGTCCGTGGCCACGGCCCTGCAAAATCCGGAAAAGAACCCTCTGGTCGGCGACAAGTTCGTTCTGGTCACCCCCACCGAGGACGGACGGGTCGAGGGTCTCGTGACCCTGGATTTTTTGCTGAAAGGACAGCAGGGCACTGTTTATGAACGATACGGCAATGCAGCGTTGGCGGCTTTCCCGGTCAGGGATTATGCGGGCGGGCAGGTCGGCGTTCTGGTCTATGCATTCGATGCGTCCTCCTGGACCACGGCGATCCGCGATGTGGGATTCTATATCCTGGCCCTCATGGCGGTGGTGCTCATGGCGGCCGGATTGATCAGCTCGTTTGTGCTCATGCGTCTCATCATCCGCCCGCTGTCGCTCATGAAGACGCGTATCGTCGACATCACGGAAGACCGGGCCGACCTGACCGACAGCCTTGCGGTCACGTCCAGCGACGAGATTGGCGAGCTGTGTTCCTGGTTCAACAAGCTCATGGAGAAGATCCGGAACATGCTCGCGAGTGTGGCGCAAAGCTCGAATCAGGTGGCCAGCGCCTCCCAGGGGCTGTTGCAGCTGGCCGGCAGCCTCAACGGCTACGCGGACACGATGACGCAAACTTCCAAGGCGGCGGCATCCTCCACGGACGACATGAGTTCGAACATGAACACCGTGGCGGCGGCCATGGAGGAGTTCACGGTCAACATCGGCACCGTGGCCACCAATTCGGATGAAATGAGCGCGACCATTTCCGAGATCGCGGTCAGCACCGGCAAGGCCAAGGAGATGACTGTCCGGGCCGTGTCCGCCGCGAGCAAGGCCACGGCCCAGGTCAGTGAGCTGGGCGCGGCGACGAGGGATATCGGCAAGGTGACAGAATCCATCACCGCCATTTCCTCGCAGACCAACCTGCTTGCGCTCAATGCCACCATCGAGGCGGCCCGGGCCGGTGATGCCGGGCGGGGGTTCGCCGTTGTCGCCAACGAGATCAAGGAACTGGCCCAACAGACGGCAAAGGAGACCGAAGAGATCCGCAACCGTATCCAGGGCATCCAACAGGCGACCGGTCAGACGATTTCGGAAATCGCAGAGATCACGGAGGTCATCGGTGACGTGGATGTCATTGTCGGGTCCATCGCCGCGGCCGTTGAAGAGCAGTCCGTGACCACGCGCGACATTGCCGAAAACGTCGGCCAGGCCTCTGTCGGAGTTCAGCAGGTCAATGAGAGCGTGGCCCATGTGGACTCGGTGGTGCGCGACATCGCCCGTGACGTGGGGCAGGTGCGCAGCGTCGCCGAGGAAGTAACCTCGACGGCAAAATCCGTGCACGAGAATGCGCAGAACCTGTCCGGTCTGGCCGAGGGCCTTGACACCATGGTCAGCAAGTTCAAGATTTAG